A genomic region of Dermochelys coriacea isolate rDerCor1 chromosome 18, rDerCor1.pri.v4, whole genome shotgun sequence contains the following coding sequences:
- the LOC119845212 gene encoding forkhead box protein L2-like: MEGAGAGALGPPPVADGQGAGEAAPAPAAAPQKPPYSYVALIAMAIRESPEQRLPLSGIYQYIAGRFPYYRLGQKGWQNSIRHNLSLNACFLKLPRARGAERKGSDWTLDPAFHDMFQPGNYRRRRRVQRAPLGGPGPAPACPEPPYCLPHQSPPAAYLLGSAWASLGQAPLSSSPPCPLPLSGYGPYPRLLLPGAVAPQQLSLAAGAAGCPYQQPPELPFMRYWGEQERPYGAVPAAIDL; encoded by the coding sequence ATGGAAGGCGCAGGGGCCGGAGCGCTGGGTCCCCCGCCGGTGGCAGACGGGCAGGGCGCGGGCGAGGCTGCCCCGGCGCCCGCCGCCGCCCCCCAGAAGCCGCCTTACTCGTACGTGGCGCTGATCGCCATGGCCATCCGGGAGAGCCCGGAGCAGCGGCTGCCGCTGAGCGGCATCTACCAGTACATCGCGGGGCGCTTCCCCTACTACCGGCTGGGCCAGAAGGGCTGGCAGAACAGCATCCGCCACAACCTCAGCCTCAACGCCTGCTTCCTCAAGCTGCCCCGGGCGCGGGGCGCCGAGCGCAAGGGCAGCGACTGGACGCTGGACCCGGCTTTCCACGACATGTTCCAGCCGGGCAACTACCGGCGCCGGCGGCGGGTCCAGCGGGCCCCCCTGGgtgggcccggcccggcccccgcctGCCCGGAGCCGCCCTACTGCCTGCCCCACCAGAGCCCCCCGGCCGCCTACCTGCTGGGCAGCGCCTGGGCATCCCTGGGGCAAGCCCCGCTCAGCAGCAGCCCCCCGTGCCCGCTGCCCCTGAGCGGCTACGGCCCCTACCCGCGGCTGCTGCTGCCCGGGGCGGTGGCGCCTCAGCAGCTGAGCCTTGCGGCAGGGGCGGCCGGCTGCCCTTACCAGCAGCCCCCGGAGCTGCCCTTCATGCGTTactggggggagcaggagagacCCTACGGCGCCGTGCCCGCCGCCATAGACCTGTGA